From Fluviispira vulneris, a single genomic window includes:
- a CDS encoding chemotaxis protein CheW, which translates to MENEKLKILWVDDEEDNQEMIEFIINKAGFIPIFIAKPEKALEIYKEEFFDLAMVLCDYLMPKMNGFQFRENILKISDSVPFGIVSGQITKEMALEGISHKICGFFDKPFDEQQIIAMIEKETLSRVQSIKENNAIEETFVEEASAILDEIEPFLLSLNFNRHDPDALKAIARGIHTLKGSSGCLRSNTLTKYIHKYEDLFSPILKGETALSDDIYDVLFRGLDRIKEIVVSISNKKFHLYKIENLLDDLNIKIEDFSKSIQNIENRNQKDNQASPTPLHQKPKEAISVPIQMLDELSGYSGEITVIRNMINKIIFSLEAKNTNDKDIQGLRELFDEMHKINSTIQNRITDLCKVPLSGIFKPIPRIIRDLARELGKEIQVKISGENIRVANALVLVCSNSLIHLVRNSADHGIELPNERLQAHKPAHGFIEIQCIEDNNDLQIIISDDGRGINPDKIKEKAIEKGLFNEDDLSKMTEKQILEIIFSPGFSTAEKLTDVSGRGVGMDMVKSSVESAGGQIDIESNIGSGTTFKLRLPKPKSVLIINSLLIKCADRCFAIPQDSILHVLRVEQEKYQAMVQKIASGYVLCYNNHLYPILDLKSLLNISDNSHIDNSKEIIKEILILQTEKYLYAMFVDGILDSEEIVVKRINSCFNFKGIYTGATFMGDGSVALILDIKNLAEYAGLKVTETKTQQKNNELKIDKIETKKDSMQDYLLFNLDSKTLYGVPLNQIFRLEEIRKNKVQYCGLERAVLYRESIMPIHSMEKLLNIHPKKTEKENFSEQISIIVTQYLDGFLGLEVPQVIDIASGEKNLIDQIRDRIGVMGNTFIQDKTVTILDLPTVIQNSDKYKA; encoded by the coding sequence ATGGAAAATGAAAAACTAAAAATTTTATGGGTTGATGATGAAGAAGACAATCAAGAAATGATTGAATTTATCATTAATAAAGCTGGGTTTATACCAATATTTATTGCAAAACCAGAAAAAGCTCTCGAAATTTATAAAGAAGAATTTTTTGATCTTGCAATGGTTCTTTGTGATTATTTGATGCCAAAAATGAACGGCTTTCAATTTAGAGAAAATATTTTAAAAATCAGTGATTCTGTTCCATTCGGGATAGTTTCAGGACAAATTACAAAAGAGATGGCACTTGAAGGAATTTCCCACAAAATTTGCGGATTCTTTGATAAACCATTTGATGAACAACAAATTATTGCAATGATAGAGAAAGAAACTCTCTCACGCGTTCAGTCTATCAAAGAAAATAATGCCATTGAAGAAACTTTTGTAGAAGAAGCTTCTGCAATTTTAGATGAAATAGAACCTTTTTTATTATCTCTTAATTTCAACCGTCATGATCCCGATGCATTGAAAGCAATAGCCCGTGGTATTCATACTCTAAAAGGCTCAAGTGGTTGTCTCAGAAGCAATACATTAACAAAATATATTCACAAATATGAAGATCTTTTTTCACCAATTCTAAAAGGAGAAACAGCTCTTTCAGATGACATTTACGATGTATTATTTCGCGGTCTTGATAGAATCAAAGAAATTGTTGTCAGTATTTCAAATAAAAAATTCCATTTGTATAAAATAGAAAATCTTCTAGATGATTTAAATATTAAAATAGAAGATTTTTCAAAATCAATCCAGAATATTGAAAATAGAAATCAAAAGGACAATCAAGCATCTCCTACCCCTTTGCACCAAAAACCTAAAGAAGCAATTTCGGTCCCCATCCAGATGCTTGATGAACTTTCTGGATATTCTGGCGAAATAACAGTTATTCGCAATATGATAAACAAAATCATTTTTTCACTTGAAGCAAAAAATACGAACGATAAAGATATTCAAGGTCTTCGAGAATTATTTGATGAAATGCATAAAATAAATAGCACAATTCAAAACCGCATTACAGATCTTTGTAAAGTTCCGCTTTCAGGAATTTTTAAACCTATTCCACGTATAATACGCGATCTTGCAAGGGAATTAGGCAAAGAAATTCAAGTTAAAATTAGTGGTGAAAATATTAGAGTAGCAAATGCTCTTGTTTTAGTATGCAGCAATTCTCTCATCCACCTCGTTCGAAATAGTGCAGATCACGGGATAGAATTACCGAATGAACGGTTACAAGCGCATAAACCAGCACATGGATTTATTGAGATTCAATGCATCGAAGATAATAACGATCTGCAAATAATTATAAGCGATGATGGTAGAGGAATAAATCCTGATAAAATCAAAGAAAAAGCAATTGAAAAAGGGCTTTTTAATGAAGATGATTTGAGTAAAATGACTGAAAAGCAGATATTGGAAATTATTTTTTCTCCAGGTTTTAGCACAGCAGAGAAATTGACAGATGTTTCAGGCCGTGGTGTTGGCATGGATATGGTTAAGTCTTCAGTTGAATCTGCTGGTGGCCAAATAGATATCGAGTCCAATATTGGTTCCGGTACTACTTTTAAATTGCGTTTACCAAAACCAAAGTCAGTTCTTATAATAAATTCATTATTAATTAAATGTGCTGACAGATGTTTTGCAATTCCCCAGGATTCAATTTTACATGTTTTACGAGTTGAACAAGAAAAATACCAAGCTATGGTTCAAAAAATTGCTTCTGGCTATGTGCTTTGTTATAACAATCATTTGTATCCAATATTAGATTTAAAATCTTTACTTAATATATCTGATAATTCTCATATTGATAACTCAAAAGAAATTATTAAAGAAATACTTATTCTCCAAACGGAAAAATATTTATATGCAATGTTTGTTGATGGTATTCTCGATTCTGAGGAAATTGTTGTTAAAAGAATAAATTCGTGTTTCAACTTTAAAGGAATTTATACAGGTGCAACTTTTATGGGCGATGGATCTGTTGCACTCATTTTAGATATTAAAAATCTTGCAGAATATGCTGGTTTAAAAGTAACTGAGACTAAAACCCAACAAAAAAACAATGAATTAAAAATAGATAAAATAGAGACAAAAAAAGATTCTATGCAAGATTATTTATTGTTCAATTTAGATTCTAAAACTCTTTATGGTGTTCCATTAAACCAAATATTTAGACTAGAAGAAATAAGAAAAAATAAAGTACAATATTGTGGACTTGAGAGAGCTGTATTATATCGGGAAAGTATTATGCCTATCCACTCTATGGAAAAGCTTTTAAATATTCATCCTAAAAAAACAGAAAAAGAAAATTTTAGTGAACAAATATCCATAATTGTAACTCAATATTTGGATGGATTTTTGGGTCTCGAAGTTCCGCAAGTTATAGACATAGCTTCTGGAGAGAAAAATTTAATCGATCAAATTCGCGATAGAATTGGTGTTATGGGAAATACCTTTATACAAGATAAAACAGTAACTATTTTAGATTTGCCAACAGTTATTCAGAATTCGGACAAATACAAGGCATAA